A genome region from Yoonia vestfoldensis includes the following:
- a CDS encoding FAD binding domain-containing protein yields MKPVPFSHNIADTLQLASKALNTDGSKIIAGGQSIGPMLNLRLVRPTTLIGVTRLEELQKIHIIGDTLSIGAAVTHARIEDGIDGVDLPPMMRHVARSIAYRAVRNKGTLGGSLAHADPAADWVTTMTALDAQLVIRDARGKSRREPMASFMRGAYRTGLQQDECITAVEMPVAMGQALWGYDKICRKVGEFADAIGAIVIHPDLKYARVVVGATEDAPLLLPDMAREIARTATAPSLGDIDSTLATYLPGASRVKRQLLKTALSRAIAKVIPS; encoded by the coding sequence ATGAAACCAGTTCCTTTTTCACACAATATCGCTGACACACTACAGCTCGCCAGCAAGGCACTCAACACTGACGGCAGCAAGATTATCGCAGGCGGTCAATCCATTGGTCCTATGCTCAACCTGCGCCTAGTGCGCCCGACAACCCTGATTGGCGTCACCCGACTGGAAGAGCTGCAAAAAATTCATATAATAGGCGACACTCTGTCCATCGGTGCTGCCGTCACACATGCACGCATCGAAGACGGCATCGATGGTGTCGATCTTCCGCCCATGATGCGCCATGTGGCCCGCAGCATCGCCTACCGCGCCGTCCGGAACAAAGGCACATTGGGCGGGTCACTTGCCCACGCGGATCCCGCGGCCGATTGGGTCACAACAATGACAGCACTTGATGCGCAACTCGTGATCAGGGACGCGCGCGGAAAATCGCGGCGTGAACCGATGGCCAGTTTCATGCGCGGTGCCTATCGGACGGGATTGCAACAGGACGAATGTATCACCGCCGTGGAAATGCCCGTTGCCATGGGACAGGCCTTATGGGGGTACGATAAAATCTGCCGCAAGGTCGGAGAATTTGCAGATGCGATCGGTGCGATCGTGATACACCCAGATTTGAAATATGCCCGCGTCGTCGTTGGTGCGACAGAAGATGCACCGCTACTGCTGCCGGACATGGCCCGCGAAATTGCGCGCACCGCAACCGCTCCTTCACTGGGTGACATCGACAGCACGCTCGCGACATATCTGCCCGGCGCGTCACGCGTGAAAAGACAACTGTTGAAAACCGCCCTGTCGCGCGCCATTGCAAAGGTTATACCATCATGA
- a CDS encoding ABC transporter ATP-binding protein, producing the protein MSDIILSVENVAMDFDGFRAVGGEHGLSFNVNRGGFLGLIGPNGAGKSTTFNLISGVLKPTQGRVAMNGVELSSLKAAEIAGHGLGRTFQTPRAFPSLSVIDNVIVGSEHSEEGPLAALFGRWRPADVELHEKAEHALERVGLADRLHDSVANLSGGELRMLEVARQLNRDPSILLLDEPTAGVDPNLQVKLSEILVQLHADGTTLIVVEHNLAFLLNIADSVVVLQNGALLAEGDPDSIRHDPAVISAYLGADHET; encoded by the coding sequence ATGAGCGATATCATCCTTAGCGTCGAGAACGTCGCAATGGACTTTGATGGATTTCGGGCCGTTGGCGGTGAACACGGCCTCAGCTTTAATGTTAATCGTGGAGGTTTTCTCGGGTTGATCGGCCCCAACGGAGCTGGCAAATCCACAACGTTCAATCTGATTTCGGGTGTATTGAAGCCGACGCAAGGCCGTGTTGCCATGAATGGTGTGGAACTGTCTTCGCTCAAGGCTGCTGAAATCGCTGGTCACGGCCTTGGGCGGACGTTTCAGACGCCACGCGCTTTTCCGTCTTTGAGTGTAATTGACAATGTCATCGTCGGTTCAGAGCATTCCGAAGAAGGGCCCCTTGCTGCACTATTCGGACGATGGCGCCCTGCAGATGTGGAATTACATGAAAAGGCGGAACACGCGCTTGAACGTGTCGGGCTTGCGGACCGGTTGCATGACTCAGTTGCAAACCTGTCGGGTGGTGAACTTCGCATGCTCGAGGTTGCACGCCAACTGAACCGTGATCCCTCGATCCTTTTGTTAGACGAACCCACAGCAGGGGTCGATCCGAACTTGCAAGTGAAACTGTCGGAAATTCTGGTGCAGCTTCATGCGGACGGTACAACTTTGATCGTTGTGGAACACAATTTGGCCTTTCTGCTAAACATTGCGGATAGCGTCGTTGTTCTTCAGAACGGTGCGCTGCTTGCAGAGGGTGATCCGGATTCTATTCGTCACGACCCGGCGGTAATTTCAGCCTACCTTGGAGCAGACCATGAAACTTGA
- a CDS encoding branched-chain amino acid ABC transporter permease: MTVFFQLVLTGLVTGSFLILATIGFSFTRRVEGFLNIAHPELLGVSAFTTWGLNVIWGWHIIPSAMVGIVFTAFVGLIIGRVVYDPIRALGPAILLITSVGVHYVLGGSVDAIVGTGIRSLDIPLAESYRFWGVRITNYQMIVVVFAALATVGLALFLNKTPMGLAIRAMSANPELAASRGIDVKSTSRITWLISSGLAGLAGVMLAVIATLSTDIAFNQILQILAVAILAGLGSLYAVVAAGLIIGVAMDVSVFWIPAGYRPLVAFSVVILVLMFRPEGLAGKKSR; this comes from the coding sequence ATGACAGTTTTCTTCCAGCTTGTGCTTACCGGTCTTGTTACGGGGTCTTTTCTTATTCTTGCAACGATCGGTTTTTCATTCACCCGCCGCGTTGAGGGATTTCTGAATATTGCGCACCCTGAATTGCTTGGCGTGTCGGCCTTTACCACATGGGGGCTAAACGTGATTTGGGGCTGGCACATCATTCCCTCGGCAATGGTTGGGATCGTTTTTACAGCTTTTGTCGGGTTGATTATTGGACGTGTTGTGTATGATCCAATCCGTGCGCTTGGTCCGGCAATCTTGCTCATTACGTCCGTCGGCGTGCACTATGTCCTTGGCGGGTCGGTTGATGCCATCGTCGGGACCGGAATTCGCAGCCTGGACATTCCGCTTGCTGAAAGTTACCGATTTTGGGGAGTGCGGATCACGAATTACCAGATGATCGTCGTTGTTTTCGCGGCTTTGGCAACAGTCGGCCTCGCGTTGTTTCTTAACAAAACACCAATGGGCCTTGCGATCCGGGCCATGTCAGCCAACCCGGAGCTTGCAGCGTCTCGCGGCATTGATGTGAAATCGACCTCGCGCATTACGTGGCTTATTTCGTCGGGTCTCGCAGGTCTCGCAGGTGTCATGCTTGCTGTAATTGCGACACTGTCGACCGATATCGCATTTAACCAAATACTACAGATACTTGCTGTCGCAATCCTTGCGGGGCTCGGCTCACTTTATGCGGTCGTCGCAGCAGGGTTGATTATCGGCGTTGCTATGGATGTGTCGGTATTCTGGATACCCGCAGGCTATCGTCCACTTGTCGCCTTTAGCGTCGTCATTCTGGTGCTAATGTTCCGTCCAGAGGGTCTAGCAGGGAAGAAATCACGATGA
- a CDS encoding xanthine dehydrogenase family protein molybdopterin-binding subunit, translating into MKTGIGAKVPRKEDARHLNGTAQFVGDIKMSHLWEAAYVRSPLAHAKIKSITKPEGFEDRVFSMADMVGLGPIAAQSTLPTYNQSNHWPLAKDKVRFVGECIVMCVAPTRAEAEDLAEAVIVDLEPLPVHVTVDTALAPNAEKLHDEWENNLFLTTQFDTDLTEIRKTAAVVVEREYSTARQCMAPMEGKGALAYWDGKADQLVIYTSTQVPHLIRTGLAECMGLDQGEVRVIAPDVGGGFGYKCVLQPEELTVGWAAKHLGRPIRWTEDRREHLTAGANTREHKYKMTAYADDTGRLLGVDADIWVDVGAYSVWPFTACLEAAQAGGNLPGPYDLGAYACRTYSVATNKPGFTPYRGVARPGVCFAMELTIDAIARAVGRDPLDVRRLNLVPGSKMPYTNITGKFYDTGDYPEAARQAAEMIDAKSFAKRKAEAASTGRHLGIGFSSFTEQSAHGTKVFASWGLALVPGYEQAMVKLAPTGSVEVKSGNQTTGQGLETTIAQVASDWLSLDISSIKVTMGDTGMTPYSTGAYASRGMVMAGGAVSKASEELARRIRVLGAHLLQCKAEETELKDGAVFRGAASVSLKQIAQAWYLRPDLLPDNIETTGMEVTEGYKPTIDTGVFTYATHAAVVEVDIETGKVDILDYVIFEDCGTRVNPLILDGQSYGGAAQGIGTALFEEVIYDSAGQPLTSTLADYILPGPAELPSFRLGHSESPSPYSRHGIKGVGEGAAIAPSGALVNAINDALTPFGAEINSIPATPHRILQAIFDARDAREMLEAAE; encoded by the coding sequence ATGAAGACAGGTATTGGTGCAAAGGTTCCCCGCAAAGAAGACGCGCGCCACCTGAACGGGACTGCCCAATTCGTCGGTGATATTAAGATGTCGCACCTGTGGGAGGCCGCATATGTCCGCAGCCCCCTTGCCCATGCAAAGATAAAATCAATCACCAAACCAGAAGGGTTTGAGGACCGGGTGTTTTCGATGGCCGACATGGTCGGGCTTGGACCGATAGCGGCTCAATCAACGCTCCCCACATACAATCAGTCTAATCACTGGCCATTGGCCAAAGATAAGGTCAGGTTTGTAGGCGAATGTATTGTCATGTGCGTGGCGCCCACGCGCGCCGAGGCAGAGGATCTAGCGGAGGCCGTCATTGTGGATCTGGAGCCTCTGCCAGTTCATGTCACGGTCGATACTGCCCTTGCCCCGAACGCCGAAAAGCTCCACGATGAATGGGAAAACAACCTGTTTCTGACAACGCAGTTCGACACCGACCTTACCGAAATCCGCAAAACCGCCGCCGTTGTCGTCGAGCGCGAGTATTCAACGGCACGGCAATGCATGGCTCCAATGGAGGGTAAAGGCGCGCTGGCCTATTGGGACGGCAAAGCAGATCAGCTTGTGATATACACCTCGACACAGGTACCTCATTTAATCCGCACAGGCTTGGCTGAATGTATGGGCCTTGATCAGGGCGAGGTACGAGTCATTGCACCCGATGTCGGCGGAGGCTTTGGTTACAAATGCGTCTTGCAGCCAGAAGAGCTGACAGTGGGGTGGGCTGCCAAACATCTTGGCCGGCCCATCCGCTGGACCGAAGACCGGCGCGAACATCTGACTGCCGGTGCCAATACGCGCGAACACAAATACAAAATGACGGCTTATGCTGATGATACCGGTCGCCTTCTCGGCGTGGATGCCGATATCTGGGTCGATGTCGGCGCCTATTCCGTATGGCCGTTCACCGCCTGCCTCGAGGCTGCACAAGCAGGAGGCAACCTGCCCGGACCGTATGATCTGGGCGCTTATGCTTGCCGGACCTATTCGGTCGCCACAAACAAGCCGGGATTCACGCCCTACCGCGGCGTAGCGCGCCCTGGCGTCTGTTTCGCGATGGAGCTGACGATTGACGCCATTGCGCGCGCGGTGGGTCGTGATCCGCTTGATGTGCGCCGCCTGAATCTGGTTCCCGGCAGCAAGATGCCTTACACGAACATCACCGGAAAATTCTATGACACCGGTGATTATCCGGAAGCGGCGCGTCAGGCTGCCGAAATGATCGACGCAAAATCTTTTGCGAAACGCAAAGCAGAAGCGGCCAGCACGGGGCGGCATCTGGGGATCGGATTTTCGTCGTTCACAGAACAATCCGCACACGGCACAAAGGTATTCGCGTCCTGGGGGCTTGCGCTCGTGCCAGGCTACGAACAGGCGATGGTGAAACTGGCCCCGACCGGATCGGTCGAAGTCAAGTCAGGCAACCAAACAACAGGGCAAGGCCTCGAGACGACAATCGCGCAAGTGGCCAGTGACTGGCTGTCACTTGATATTTCCAGCATCAAGGTAACGATGGGCGATACGGGCATGACGCCCTATTCAACGGGCGCTTATGCGTCGCGCGGGATGGTGATGGCAGGTGGTGCTGTGTCAAAAGCATCCGAAGAGCTGGCCCGCCGTATTCGGGTACTGGGTGCCCATCTCCTGCAATGCAAAGCGGAAGAAACCGAACTGAAAGACGGTGCCGTCTTCAGAGGCGCAGCGTCGGTCAGCCTGAAACAGATCGCTCAGGCTTGGTATTTGCGGCCAGATCTGTTGCCCGACAATATCGAAACCACCGGAATGGAAGTCACCGAAGGATACAAGCCAACCATTGATACCGGTGTCTTTACGTATGCCACCCATGCCGCCGTCGTCGAAGTCGACATCGAAACCGGCAAGGTCGACATCCTCGATTATGTGATTTTCGAAGATTGCGGAACGCGGGTGAACCCGCTGATCCTTGATGGTCAATCTTATGGGGGTGCCGCGCAGGGGATCGGTACCGCACTTTTTGAAGAGGTGATTTATGACAGCGCGGGCCAGCCGCTGACCTCTACACTGGCGGACTATATCCTTCCGGGCCCTGCGGAATTGCCCAGTTTCCGCCTTGGTCATTCTGAATCGCCTTCGCCCTACTCGCGTCACGGGATCAAGGGCGTCGGCGAAGGAGCCGCAATCGCTCCCAGCGGGGCACTGGTGAACGCGATCAACGATGCGCTCACTCCGTTTGGGGCCGAGATTAACAGCATTCCAGCCACGCCGCACCGCATACTTCAGGCGATATTCGACGCCCGCGATGCCCGCGAAATGTTGGAGGCGGCAGAATGA
- a CDS encoding ABC transporter ATP-binding protein, which produces MKLEVKGLHSGYGKVTILHGMNFIAEPGEITCILGPNGAGKSTLMKTIAGHLPVDRGEITIDGKSFTKLSALATTRSGVGYVPQENNTFAEMTVRDNLLASALNFADTGARIDNTYERFPILKERSTQLASTLSGGERQTLAVANALIGAPKVLMLDEPTAGLAPIFVDRIVDWVCELAQSGMTVIWVVEQNPEKILKISRTTWMFDAGRNRETLPSADLLEPGRLEEMLLQAH; this is translated from the coding sequence ATGAAACTTGAAGTCAAAGGGCTGCACAGCGGCTATGGGAAGGTCACGATTTTGCATGGGATGAATTTTATCGCGGAGCCCGGCGAGATTACATGTATTTTGGGACCCAACGGTGCCGGCAAGAGCACATTGATGAAAACTATCGCTGGTCACTTACCTGTTGATCGTGGCGAGATCACGATTGACGGAAAATCTTTTACTAAATTGAGTGCTTTGGCAACAACACGATCTGGCGTCGGCTATGTTCCGCAAGAGAACAATACCTTTGCAGAGATGACGGTGCGCGACAACTTATTGGCTTCGGCGCTTAACTTTGCGGACACAGGTGCGCGTATCGACAATACCTATGAACGGTTCCCGATACTGAAAGAACGCTCGACACAGCTTGCTTCAACGTTGTCAGGGGGCGAACGGCAGACGCTTGCTGTTGCGAATGCGTTGATTGGTGCGCCGAAGGTCTTGATGCTTGATGAACCGACTGCGGGACTGGCGCCGATCTTTGTCGACCGGATCGTCGATTGGGTTTGTGAGCTGGCCCAATCTGGCATGACCGTCATTTGGGTCGTCGAACAGAACCCAGAAAAAATCCTAAAAATATCGCGAACGACCTGGATGTTTGATGCTGGGCGCAATCGCGAAACCTTGCCAAGCGCGGACTTGCTGGAACCTGGCAGGCTGGAAGAAATGCTTTTACAGGCACACTAA
- a CDS encoding MarR family winged helix-turn-helix transcriptional regulator, which translates to MNQYKPKYRHVMTSSDHMPQLAGRYKQLWSRPGYLIRRLHQIHVGLFAEACGADGVTAVQFAILSVLQENDGLDQLTLSKAVGIDRTSGADVIKRLVRNDLVTREPSKDDARANVVRITQAGRMLIKKMQPAMAAAQDKLMSPLL; encoded by the coding sequence ATGAATCAATACAAACCCAAGTATCGTCACGTTATGACATCAAGCGATCACATGCCTCAACTAGCTGGCCGTTATAAACAACTTTGGAGCAGGCCGGGTTATTTGATACGCCGGTTGCACCAGATTCATGTCGGTTTGTTTGCTGAAGCATGCGGAGCCGACGGTGTGACGGCTGTTCAATTTGCTATTTTGTCGGTCTTGCAGGAAAATGACGGCCTAGATCAACTAACTTTGTCCAAAGCTGTAGGCATCGACCGTACCAGTGGCGCAGATGTCATTAAAAGACTGGTGCGTAATGATCTGGTGACGCGAGAGCCGTCGAAAGACGACGCGCGCGCAAACGTTGTACGGATCACGCAGGCAGGGCGCATGCTTATTAAAAAAATGCAGCCCGCCATGGCGGCAGCGCAGGACAAACTGATGAGTCCGCTTCTGTAA
- a CDS encoding branched-chain amino acid ABC transporter permease gives MTIYAIIIATLTFGAIFSVLTLSLNLQYARGGMINFGTVAYFAAGAYAYAIFTQEPPSGLDQYRFGFDMPWYVGFLAAGVASLLFALVTGWPTLRLRGEYLALTTFAFAEVFHSLLLNERRIGNGSVGLANVERPDPTTLGMSDTVGYALAAVVLMLVTAFVFNRLLKSPFGRTIDAVHDDEIAAQAVGKDDARIRLQVFIISAIPIGFAGALYAMITTLVAPAMFTAEVTFLFGSPSCLLVKRQSLVRF, from the coding sequence ATGACTATTTACGCAATCATTATCGCGACACTCACCTTCGGGGCCATTTTCTCAGTGCTGACGTTGTCGCTAAATCTTCAATATGCCCGTGGTGGCATGATCAACTTCGGGACCGTAGCCTATTTTGCGGCAGGTGCATACGCCTACGCAATTTTCACACAAGAGCCTCCAAGCGGCCTTGACCAATACCGGTTTGGTTTCGACATGCCCTGGTACGTCGGCTTCCTTGCCGCTGGTGTTGCGTCGCTGCTTTTTGCGCTGGTCACCGGATGGCCGACACTCAGGTTGCGCGGCGAATACCTTGCGTTGACGACGTTTGCCTTTGCCGAAGTTTTCCATTCCCTCCTTCTTAATGAGCGCCGGATTGGTAACGGGAGTGTTGGGCTTGCCAATGTCGAACGTCCGGACCCGACAACGCTGGGTATGAGCGATACTGTCGGATACGCGCTTGCTGCCGTAGTGTTAATGTTGGTCACGGCTTTTGTGTTTAACCGTCTGTTGAAATCACCCTTCGGCCGGACAATTGACGCCGTACATGATGATGAAATCGCGGCGCAGGCCGTCGGCAAAGACGACGCCCGCATCCGGCTTCAGGTGTTTATTATCTCAGCAATTCCGATCGGGTTTGCCGGAGCTCTTTATGCGATGATTACCACCTTGGTCGCACCTGCAATGTTTACGGCAGAAGTTACATTTTTGTTTGGATCGCCCTCGTGCTTGCTGGTGAAAAGACAATCGTTGGTGCGATTTTAG
- a CDS encoding IS110 family transposase: METYIGLDVSLASTAICTVSAQGKIVKETTAVSEPEDLVATLKAIPGAVVAVGLEAGPLSQWLYRHLTDAGFATVLMETRQVKGALKAMPIKTDRRDAEGIARLLQMGWYRPVHCKSISAQEMRALLATRKTVQQAAMNLELSIRGVLRNFGLKMGRVAKGRFEARVQELTEGNPMLEAAATPILASRRMLRQELASLEKLLRNHAKEDPVCHSLMTMPGVGPVVALTVKASIDDPERFRSSKDIGPWVGLTPRREQSGERDIIGQVSRAGDVGLRTALYQAATVMLHRGRKNWLTAWALNVAKRRGKKRATVALARRIGVVLHRMWKDGTDFRFTREEAAHVATA; this comes from the coding sequence ATGGAAACTTATATCGGATTGGATGTCTCTCTCGCAAGCACTGCGATCTGCACGGTGAGCGCGCAGGGCAAGATCGTCAAGGAAACGACCGCAGTCAGTGAACCGGAGGACCTTGTTGCGACGCTAAAGGCAATTCCTGGGGCTGTTGTTGCAGTGGGCCTAGAAGCCGGTCCTCTCTCGCAATGGCTTTATCGGCATTTGACCGACGCAGGCTTTGCCACAGTGCTGATGGAGACGCGGCAGGTGAAGGGTGCGCTGAAAGCGATGCCCATCAAGACGGACCGTCGGGATGCAGAGGGGATTGCACGGCTGCTGCAGATGGGCTGGTACCGGCCTGTCCATTGCAAATCGATATCAGCTCAAGAGATGCGCGCCCTTCTGGCCACGCGCAAGACTGTCCAGCAGGCGGCGATGAATCTCGAACTATCGATCCGTGGTGTGTTGCGAAACTTTGGACTGAAGATGGGACGTGTTGCAAAGGGTCGCTTTGAAGCGCGGGTGCAGGAACTGACCGAAGGTAATCCCATGCTGGAGGCTGCAGCTACCCCGATCCTTGCATCACGACGGATGCTGCGACAGGAACTGGCCAGTTTGGAGAAGCTCCTGCGCAACCACGCCAAGGAAGACCCGGTCTGTCACTCGCTCATGACGATGCCTGGGGTTGGTCCCGTCGTGGCCCTGACCGTCAAGGCGTCTATTGATGACCCGGAGCGGTTCCGATCTTCCAAGGACATCGGTCCGTGGGTTGGGTTGACCCCGCGACGTGAGCAGTCAGGCGAGCGCGACATCATTGGCCAAGTGTCTCGGGCTGGCGATGTTGGGCTGCGCACGGCGCTGTACCAGGCAGCGACGGTCATGCTGCATCGCGGCCGCAAGAACTGGCTGACCGCATGGGCGCTGAATGTCGCCAAGCGGCGGGGCAAAAAGCGCGCCACTGTTGCGCTCGCGCGACGGATCGGGGTGGTTCTGCATCGTATGTGGAAGGACGGCACGGACTTCCGCTTCACCCGGGAAGAGGCCGCACACGTTGCTACTGCATAG
- a CDS encoding 2Fe-2S iron-sulfur cluster-binding protein, which yields MNATVTPSVAKQPVSLIVNNMPETVHVTPRTTLAEILRDHLDLTGTHLGCEQGVCGACTVMVDGRPERACLTFAVSCEGAAVETVEGFKGDDLMDRLRAAFHRNHALQCGFCTPGMLATARDLVERLDTADEVRIRNELSGNLCRCTGYVGIVNSIMQVIEERRACGLPCTGTPRLDRAPPTGFAPFDADIFKQPSAPAVSSGTMTVENGWSVVKREVAINHSSDTVWAHFSDLDAVAACLPGAKLAQHDDSTFEGHISVAFGPIAAKFEGEGTYKTDDSTRIGTVSGRGKDRGGQSAVEGELSYTVRRAQGNPDASVVDVGFRFRIQGILGQFNRPELVNGFVDYILGEFVANCDSVLSGGELRYNKGISAFTMIRVIIAGKLRALFQRS from the coding sequence ATGAATGCCACCGTTACGCCTTCTGTCGCCAAACAGCCAGTATCGTTGATAGTGAACAACATGCCCGAGACTGTTCACGTAACTCCGCGCACGACACTGGCGGAAATTCTGCGCGACCATCTGGATCTGACGGGAACACATCTGGGCTGTGAACAGGGTGTATGTGGCGCCTGCACGGTCATGGTGGACGGACGTCCGGAACGCGCGTGCCTGACCTTTGCCGTATCTTGCGAAGGTGCCGCAGTCGAAACTGTCGAAGGATTCAAAGGCGACGATCTGATGGATCGACTACGGGCCGCGTTTCACCGCAATCACGCGCTACAATGCGGGTTTTGCACACCCGGCATGCTCGCAACTGCGCGCGATCTGGTCGAACGGCTCGATACCGCCGACGAAGTGCGCATCCGCAACGAATTGTCAGGAAATTTGTGCCGTTGCACCGGATACGTCGGGATTGTAAACTCCATCATGCAAGTGATCGAAGAAAGGCGCGCATGCGGCCTTCCGTGCACCGGTACGCCGCGCCTTGACCGCGCCCCACCGACAGGATTCGCGCCCTTTGATGCTGACATCTTCAAACAACCGTCAGCCCCCGCCGTGTCATCCGGGACGATGACTGTTGAAAACGGATGGTCTGTCGTCAAACGCGAGGTCGCGATCAACCATTCATCGGATACCGTCTGGGCGCATTTTTCAGATCTGGACGCGGTCGCGGCCTGTCTGCCGGGGGCGAAACTCGCCCAACATGACGACAGCACTTTTGAAGGTCATATCAGCGTCGCCTTTGGCCCCATTGCTGCAAAATTCGAAGGCGAGGGCACCTATAAAACCGACGATAGTACCCGCATCGGCACCGTATCGGGGCGCGGCAAGGATCGCGGCGGCCAATCCGCAGTCGAAGGTGAACTAAGCTATACAGTCCGGCGCGCGCAAGGCAACCCGGATGCGTCCGTCGTGGATGTCGGGTTCCGGTTCCGTATTCAAGGCATTCTTGGCCAGTTTAACCGGCCCGAACTGGTCAACGGTTTTGTCGATTATATTCTGGGCGAGTTTGTCGCCAACTGCGACTCCGTCTTATCGGGGGGCGAATTGCGCTACAACAAAGGCATCAGCGCGTTTACCATGATCCGCGTCATTATCGCTGGCAAACTGCGGGCCTTGTTTCAGCGAAGCTGA
- a CDS encoding ABC transporter substrate-binding protein, which yields MNTISRKLRNMTAIAAVAAIAAPSFAAADVTVGVLVPLTGELGEFGAIVAGGVEVAVNEINAAGGTSCGMLRTVIADTGGSAEKGIREATKMIETEGAVAILGPTSGVMVALVDLAKRRQTPIISPYAGTITLDELGGDYVYRTVGSDLGDGAAAGLWLTEKGYKSVAMLVQNEESTISPAQVARAALEEANVEITDYVIYNPGQPSYQAELVAVLANNPDVIYLAGGQESGVTVMKEAAVGGFEGEWLLTADLAVPQIFEAVDPRILNGRAYVQLAEPDNSLPAYQTFAAKMMMETGAAPGPFAANSYDMAMLVALALEGSEGCNGEAINSAIRDVTVDGEMVSDFAAARDLIAGGTNIDFEGASGPLTMDESGTPAGSFLIMRAEDGAWVSEKFYPATVFE from the coding sequence ATGAATACAATTTCAAGGAAGTTACGTAACATGACTGCCATTGCTGCAGTAGCGGCCATCGCGGCGCCGTCTTTTGCTGCCGCCGATGTGACCGTCGGCGTGCTGGTGCCGCTTACTGGCGAACTGGGCGAGTTCGGTGCTATTGTTGCAGGAGGTGTGGAAGTTGCTGTCAACGAAATCAACGCTGCCGGTGGTACCTCTTGCGGGATGTTGCGCACTGTTATTGCCGACACTGGGGGCAGCGCTGAAAAAGGCATCCGTGAAGCCACCAAGATGATCGAAACCGAAGGTGCTGTTGCAATTCTTGGGCCAACGTCCGGCGTTATGGTGGCGCTTGTTGATCTTGCCAAACGCAGACAGACACCCATCATTTCACCCTATGCCGGTACAATCACTTTGGACGAGCTGGGTGGAGACTACGTTTATCGCACTGTTGGTTCGGATCTTGGTGACGGCGCCGCGGCGGGTCTCTGGCTGACCGAAAAGGGCTATAAATCTGTGGCCATGCTGGTTCAAAATGAAGAGTCTACAATCTCTCCTGCGCAGGTTGCTCGCGCGGCCCTTGAAGAGGCCAATGTCGAAATCACCGATTATGTGATCTACAACCCAGGCCAACCGTCTTATCAGGCTGAACTGGTCGCGGTCCTTGCGAACAATCCCGACGTTATCTATTTGGCTGGTGGTCAGGAATCAGGCGTAACCGTTATGAAAGAAGCCGCCGTTGGTGGGTTTGAAGGCGAGTGGTTGTTGACTGCAGATCTGGCCGTCCCGCAGATTTTTGAAGCCGTCGATCCGCGCATCTTGAACGGAAGGGCTTATGTTCAACTCGCAGAACCTGACAATTCATTGCCAGCCTACCAAACATTTGCCGCGAAAATGATGATGGAAACAGGTGCTGCACCTGGCCCGTTTGCAGCCAATTCCTATGATATGGCGATGTTGGTCGCCCTTGCTCTTGAGGGGTCGGAAGGCTGCAACGGCGAGGCAATCAACTCGGCAATTCGCGATGTAACTGTTGATGGGGAGATGGTATCCGATTTTGCAGCGGCGCGTGATTTAATTGCTGGAGGCACCAATATCGACTTTGAGGGTGCATCCGGCCCGTTGACGATGGATGAAAGCGGAACCCCGGCTGGTTCTTTCCTGATCATGCGTGCCGAAGATGGCGCGTGGGTGTCGGAAAAATTCTATCCGGCGACAGTATTCGAATAA